One Terriglobia bacterium DNA segment encodes these proteins:
- the rpsL gene encoding 30S ribosomal protein S12: MPTFNQLVRRGRKVERYKTSSPALQGSPQKRGVCIRVYTQTPKKPNSALRKVARVRLTNGFEVTTYIPGVGHNLQEHSIVLIRGGRVKDLPGVRYHVIRGTLDSAGVTDRRQGRSKYGAKRPKAS; encoded by the coding sequence ACATTCAACCAGTTGGTTCGCCGCGGACGCAAGGTGGAGCGGTACAAAACGTCGAGCCCCGCGTTGCAGGGTTCGCCCCAGAAACGAGGAGTGTGCATCCGTGTTTACACCCAGACCCCGAAGAAGCCGAACTCGGCCCTGCGAAAGGTTGCGCGAGTGCGCCTGACCAACGGGTTTGAGGTGACGACCTATATTCCTGGAGTGGGTCACAACCTCCAGGAACACTCGATTGTCCTCATCCGAGGCGGGCGCGTTAAGGACCTGCCTGGCGTTCGCTATCATGTGATTCGCGGAACGCTGGATTCAGCGGGAGTCACAGACCGGCGCCAGGGACGATCAAAATACGGCGCGAAGCGCCCAAAGGCTTCCTGA